A genomic window from Triticum urartu cultivar G1812 chromosome 7, Tu2.1, whole genome shotgun sequence includes:
- the LOC125519859 gene encoding uncharacterized protein LOC125519859 isoform X1 has translation MEPAALARCHDTQHQDSFLLQFLFDLLFITSMASMEQRKVCHLHLGRGAGRPGAVVLLPYANGCASQMASNARSSWKGLYGGERWITIARRSMPSRSASSGTPPQWGMAAGEGTRPTTGRRSKSSRSTSSRFPVTGSLKMKIGHIVLVLWPEILWLDFPRAIGPFQDSRRYLGLTF, from the exons ATGGAGCCAGCCGCTCTTGCTCGATGCCACGATACACAACACCAAG ATTCCTTCCTTTTACAGTTCCTTTTCGACTTGCTGTTCATCACGTCGATGGCTTCCATGGAGCAGAGGAAAGTATGCCATCTTCATCTAGGCAGAGGAGCGGGACGGCCAGGAGCTGTCGTCCTGCTACCCTATGCCAATGGATGCGCCTCCCAGATGGCTAGCAACGCCAGATCCAGCTGGAAAGGACTCTACG GGGGTGAGAGGTGGATAACAATAGCAAGAAGGAGCATGCCATCGAGGAGTGCAAGCAGCGGCACTCCTCCGCAATGGGGTATGGCTGCAGGGGAGGGGACACGGCCAACGACAGGAAGAAGGAGCAAGTCGTCGAGGAGTACAAGCAGCAGG TTTCCTGTGACTGGAAGTCTGAAAATGAAGATAGGGCATATTGTTTTGGTTCTGTGGCCGGAGATATTGTGGCTTGATTTCCCTAGAGCAATCGGACCCTTCCAAGATAG CAGAAGATATTTGGGATTGACGTTCTGA
- the LOC125519859 gene encoding uncharacterized protein LOC125519859 isoform X2 encodes MEPAALARCHDTQHQDSFLLQFLFDLLFITSMASMEQRKVCHLHLGRGAGRPGAVVLLPYANGCASQMASNARSSWKGLYGGERWITIARRSMPSRSASSGTPPQWGMAAGEGTRPTTGRRSKSSRSTSSRFPVTGSLKMKIGHIVLVLWPEILWLDFPRAIGPFQDRRYLGLTF; translated from the exons ATGGAGCCAGCCGCTCTTGCTCGATGCCACGATACACAACACCAAG ATTCCTTCCTTTTACAGTTCCTTTTCGACTTGCTGTTCATCACGTCGATGGCTTCCATGGAGCAGAGGAAAGTATGCCATCTTCATCTAGGCAGAGGAGCGGGACGGCCAGGAGCTGTCGTCCTGCTACCCTATGCCAATGGATGCGCCTCCCAGATGGCTAGCAACGCCAGATCCAGCTGGAAAGGACTCTACG GGGGTGAGAGGTGGATAACAATAGCAAGAAGGAGCATGCCATCGAGGAGTGCAAGCAGCGGCACTCCTCCGCAATGGGGTATGGCTGCAGGGGAGGGGACACGGCCAACGACAGGAAGAAGGAGCAAGTCGTCGAGGAGTACAAGCAGCAGG TTTCCTGTGACTGGAAGTCTGAAAATGAAGATAGGGCATATTGTTTTGGTTCTGTGGCCGGAGATATTGTGGCTTGATTTCCCTAGAGCAATCGGACCCTTCCAAGATAG AAGATATTTGGGATTGACGTTCTGA